The Ooceraea biroi isolate clonal line C1 chromosome 3, Obir_v5.4, whole genome shotgun sequence genome contains the following window.
ATTTAGAAAGAGAACGAGCCGACAGGCAGTGCGAATGTTGCGATAGGAATATTGGGTTCATTAAGCGCGCCCACGTGCGCGATATATCCGTTACGGTAAAAGAGAGCTTTGCAGCTCTCGATTACAGCGGCGATTATTCGATACTCGTCAACGAGCCGGGGGATTAGAGAAGCAGGCCGCCGAAAATTTCGCTCTATGAAGAAACGGCGTGCGTCTACGTCCTCGGTCAACGCGAGACGGCGCAAGGATTTCAGGATCAGAAAACGGACCCCGCATCTGGGACCCGCTGGCCTCCAGAACCGGTTCCGTCTGGGTTTCACGTGACACGCGTTTCTCCTTTTCGGGGTATCCATAGGAGCACGGTTTTTAAATATAGTCtgaatttgattaaaattgtaGTTGTCGTTGTCGCTGTTGTCTTTCGAGATAACATACAGTTACGCTTTGCGTTACGTGCTTGAAGTGCAAAGGTTTAGCTAAAGCCAAGTTGAATCTATCATATTTGTAACGCAAGTGCAACATATTTCCAATCTAGTTCTCGATTGCACCGTCATTGCCTTtcggatatttttataatgtctatttattacatccaCTTTAATCGTGGTAGCTTTCAAACAATTATCTTTGCTTGCAGCAGCCGTAAGAAGAAATTACTTCGTGCTGAAGAACATAAGAAGGAGGAGGCTTCGTACGGCGGAAGAGCGGCTCGTCTTCATGTCTCAGTAAACACGGCGGAAGCTGTAAACGTTCACGCCTCAATCCGACCCTCTTAATTTCTGCTCGGCTGGCTTGGAATTGATCAAAATTCTACCTCGTGCGCGCAGAACGAGCGGAACGAGCAGCACGGCAGGCACGGACGGTAACGGAAATCACGGCCGTTTCTTTTCGTCTCGTCGGACTGCTTCTACATCAGTCGATAAGCCGACGACGGAATCGCACCAAGGTGAAGAACGTGATTATTCAAGTTCAACGTCGGGATTCCGCCCGAAGGGTCGACGACCGCGACGCTCGAGGTCAATGGCCAAGTTATCCGAGGTCAACGACCGCATCGTTCAAGGCCAATGTTCGAATCGTCCAAGGTCAAGTTACGAGGGTAATCGGTACGCCGAGGAACTTTTACGGCGAAGATGTCGAAGCCGCGCGATAGTTTGTTCCGAGCTACTTTCGAGGATCTCTACAAAGCTTCCACGGGTAGTACTGGAAAAGAGCATCAGATTTAAATTTGTTCAATGTAGACCACTTTCCTATCATATATCGAACGCTCGATAGGGATCTCATTCGggagtataataaaatatttgtattttccaACTATGCGCAAATGGTATCCCCTACGTCTGCAGAGACCAGAAAGAAGGTGGATAACCCGCAGTTAGCGAGCGTCGTGGGATGACGGATGTCATCCCGGCTAATCCGCTCGCTCCGGCGGTCATGTGGTCGCGCGTAAATCCACTTCCGGCGACGGAGCACGGCCTAGACGCGATTTCCGACCGGCCGTGGATCACTGCATCTCGAGGAGGGGGCCGGCAGGAAAGGAGCTAAAGGAGCAAAAACAGAGCACCGCTCCACCACTCCGATGCTACCCCGTCCCGGGAGATCCCGGGCGTTCGCTTCGGGGTGGTGGCCGCTCCGCAACGTTAGGGTGAGGTGCCGACATTGCGGTTtaacgcgacggcgacgacgatggcgatgGCGACGGCGGTGACGACGGCAACAACAAGAAGGACGGAAAagcaggaagagagaagagagatgaAATTCGACGCGAGGAAACGCGAGCAGGGAACGAGGCCGAAgccgtgcgagcgagcgaaatcGACCGGGCAACGCCGTGGACGTTCAAAGACGAGCGAACGCTCGGAAATTCAATATCAATGCAATATCCATCGCGATCGACGAACGGTGTCGTATTAGAGGGATCAGTGGAGAAAGAGGACGGAACGAAGACGATGTAATTGTGGAGTGGAGAGTCGTAAGAAGTTACGACTCGGATGTCCATGCCTCGGGTTTAATGCGGTCATCCAATTCACGTTGATGTTGAGTAGCAAGTTGTTCTTTACGCTTCTGAGTACACTAAAATGGAATGCAAGAATTAACGAGCAAAATCATGTGAATGATTACTGCGAGAATTGCGCGAACGTGACGAGTAAGATGAATCAAGGAGGACAGAAAGCGCACGAGAGTAGATGAAGCGCGAACACCGGaagggaaagaaaggaagTGAATTTACAAATGATGTGAGCAATCGTGGAAGATCACATCCTTAAAAATGTGGACATAGAATGATACGAGGATGGATCGAGGAAACATCGGGGAGCGCGTTAAGACGAGCCGACAGGAAGACGGAatacgagaggaagagagacataggatgaggaagaggagaaccGTACGTACCAACTCGAAGAGGAACCGGAAGGACAAGGAAGACGGAGACGATTAGAGCGTGCAAAGACGCACTGAGATCAGAAGGAGAACgggaaggagaaggaggagaaggaggaggaaaaggagaaggaggaaatAATAACGACCCCGACGACGTCGCAGTGCCGCAGAAAGGTTGACGACCCGACGCGGCAGGCGACGCCCTCCTTCCCCTCTTGCGCCGACGCCCTCCGCAACCATCGGCAACCCCTTCTGCAGCAGCTACCACCACCTCTCCACGGCCACCGCCATCGGCCAACCACCTAAACACCCAACCGCCCGACTACCCCTCTTGCGGAACCCGCTTTTCCCCGCGTCTGCCGTTGGTGTGCTGAAGCGCATGCATAGCGTACGTATGCCAGCAGCAGTACccctctcgtctctctctatttcagtccgtctctctttctctcgcaccCTTCATCCCTCGTATCCCGGCCGTCgccaccaccactaccactACCAGCGTTACCCTGCGACCGTCTGGCCAGGGTCGGGGTCATTGAACGTCTATAAAGATTTTGACttcgcgccgccgccgctgcggATGCAGGAAGCGAGTTACGCCCTTTTATACAGAGTGTAACATAATTTGCCAGCCGTCCGAACCTGGCTGTCCAGCGGGAGAACTGAATCGTTGATATTAATACTTCAAAACGAGAACCAATGTCAGTCTATTTTCACAGCTAAAAGGATTCGTGCATGTAACATGTATCCAAAATTACACCGCTTGTCCTGAATCCCAGGACCCGATGTGATAAGGGCATTGTTTTGGAAGATAATGGAACGAGCCcttttgaaaatatatcacTCGTATTTATGTGCGTATTCCAAcgaaattaagataaaattaagttCAGAACTAAAACGCTATTTTGAACATTCTTCCGTATAAGTGACTGGAACATGGGCCTTACAGAGAGCTCATGTACGATGTAATGTAATTTCGAATGAAGAGGATACTTCGGAAATTTAACTGAATATTTCATGGCGAGACACGCCCTCTTTTACGCGAGACATAACACGATTTGGCAGGCCCGACAGTCACGATAAAGACTAGCTGTTTCGTGCAATTTGTATTACCAAAGTCGAGCGTCGCAACCTACATCTTCAatcgtttatatatatatagtatcgAGCGAACCTGCATTATTAAGTAGAAGCTTTAAAATCGATGGGCACGCTCGTACGTAGTACATTACAAGTTACAAAGTAgcaataaatgataatttctTTCACGAGAAAAGATTATCAATCAAAGAATCCATTATTACAGGACAGAAACGATATTTTCTGATAATAAGGTATTCTATCGAACAAACGGCGCAAACATATTGACGAAACAATCCGCTTGATAAGATGCCAGTGTAACAATTTGTACAACGGATAATCTCTCCCTTTGCATTCTCGGACAAAGATTTTTTCGGCTTATTgaacgagggagagaaaagatAAGAATAGACGGAGACAGATCGGTCGTGGAGGAAAGGCGGTGTCTCCGTATGAGACAAAAGATAAAGGAATCAAGGGGCGAGGAGGTTTGAGTCAAGTCAGGAGGAAATTTTCGCCGTGTCCCCACGGGTTGGCAGGAACTGGGGAGGGTGAAGAGGATTGGCGGCGTCTTGCTAGCGCCAGGGTCAGAGGTCGTTGAACGTCGGTAAAGATTTCGACTCCCGGCAGTGCCGCGTTCCGCGGTAAATAGACGTGCGTGGTGCCCACCCACGCCCGCGTGAAGCAACGTGTGTGCGTACAGCCCGACTCGGCTTGGGTGATGGAGAAAGGTCAGATACGAGACACCCTCTTCGTACGAGGCGCACCCTTGTTCGCGTAATCCCTGCTCGCTATGTTACGAGCCGGCTAagccgaaagaaagaaaggccGGAAACGTGCGGACCGATGATGGATTTCGTCAGCTACGTCAAATCAGGATTGACAAATAGTTCCGAGATTTTCAAGGCGAATGACTTGTTTGCAGGAAACGGCATTCCTACCGCTGCGATCGCATTGCATACGCAATAAATCTAATTTCAATTTAGTTGGCagattaacattaaatattgcgCACGAATCTGTTATTGCTACGAAATGATTGTCATGCGAATCGAATAAGAAATTCTTGCAAGTAACATTATCTTATCTCTCCGATAGATATTTCTGTTGTACTTGCGAGGCAAAGTTTATCGAGTTCACACAGTTGAGTACTTCAAGGCGGAATGCAAGTGGGCgtgtaattaataacaacAAGAAACAGTACTCACTTTGCTGAAGTATCCGACAGTATGACAGCCCTCGGCGTCTCCGATCGTCATAACGTAGAAGAGAAACGGCTCGACGTCGTAATACAACGTTTTATGATCCAGGAAGAATTTGGCCAGCAAACAGAGGTTCTGACAGTACTGCTTGTATCGCTTGCCGTCCACTTCCCATACGCCTATTTTATCCTTTCTGTAAAGAAGGCAAATTATGTATGAGggaagatatacatataattctaacTAAAATTTTGCGGATTTAATTTAagataaataagagaaaactgcagaatttcttgtaatttttaaaagttacaaatttctagcttagtgaaatatttcagcaataattatttagctTTATTCCATCGTTTTGGCTTTCGACACCATGTATGTGCTCACCTATACACTTCGTGTCCCGGTGGATGCCTCCATAAACACTTTTCTCTGTGTCTTCTTAATACTTGTCGACTCTTGGCATACTTCAAACAATACTCGCATAGGTAAAGCTTCGGAGCACGGCTGTATTCCTCGGGATATGGACTTTGATACCAAACTTCCATTTCCCATTTGCCCATTTCCACGATTCGTGTGCCACCACCGTTCCTACCTTCACCTTCGTAATCCAAGTCTTTTAACTCCTTTTCCTGGAACACAAAATGCAGTTATAAATCAGAACGCTCTTGTATGATATAtttggaatataaaaatatacattaacgttgaattaatattgaagtatattaaataatttcaagtaTCTAATGTCTATCGTGTAATATTATACCGGCTCCTACGCGTATGTGAAATCGGATACTCACGATTTTCTCGCTGGCCACCGCCTGAGCCTCCATAAACATTTTCAAATCGTAGTCGGGAGTGAGGTTGCTCAGCCGGGGCTGCCTGTCCTTCTCATTTCCTTGCATCTCCCCGCCGCTATCGCTCTCGTTACCATCGCCGGAGTGCCCTTTCcatttgtttctcatttcTCGTACTTTAAGTTGGTAATTGCGTTGCTCCGTAGTCTGATGAACACCCTTGGGCTTCTTGGCTAAATTCGCTATCGCCTTTTTCCGCTCGTCCTCTcgcttttttctctccttgtAAAACTCTCTGGGAAAGACAAGTAGCCCTTCTATATATCccatattatattcttatattctaATTTGCCATTACGATTGGTTTCAAGCTGCAATCGACGACGCAACTCGCATCAACTTACACGCAAGACTGTGGCGTGGTATTGTGGTACAGCGGACATGCTTCCAGGGTAAAGTGCGAGTCGAATTTTCCGGAGAGATGACCCCGCGAGTCGCATTGTGCAGCAAGCGGACATTCTCGTTCCttcgtcgcgcgcgttcgaTTGTAAGCGGCCTGGCCTGTTCGATTACCGGTGCTATTGGAAGCAGCACCACTGTTCTGCGTCGATCTACCGGCTCCGGAAGATTGTCTGGCAGCGACGGACGGTCCAGCGCGTTTCACAGGCGATTTGCTCGTACTCCTCTTGATCTCCTCTTGCTCGGCTGGTCTCATCATATACAAATCACAGGGAGTCAGCACAATTTGCAGGATACGATTACATCTTACCGTTTCTGTACCTGCCGCCGTAAGCAAAAAGACTGTATCTGCATCTTAGGACACTTTGGACATGCTTTTTTTCTATTCATGAAACGTTCGTCCCATCGACTATAGGAATCCTACGGTACAATtcgcatacacatacatgtcCAATCCCGAACCCGCAAATActgcttttttatattaaggaGACAGTACAGAAAAGTTCCTAAATCTAGAAGCTTGCAGAAGTTGCGTCTATCATTTCTCTGTTCAAGCGCTCATGCTATctagagagagaggaaaactacagtaagtaataaataaaataaaataagccataaataaatacaactTGAGAAAGAGTACTCAAACACATAGAATCATTGGAGTCGAAGCATAAGATCGCAGGAAGAACGCAGAATAACATAAAGAGAACTCAACACATAGGACAGGATAAACGTGAAACACAACTACGATGTACTACGTCAAACCAAGCCATATACAAGTCGGTGCGCGCGACTTATCGAAATCTAGGATTGCTTCTTGCTTATACCTGTATCAGACTCGGAATCGCTAGCCGCCTTCGCCTGCAGCTGGAGCAACTTGCTTCCTTTACGCGTTTGCAGCTTGCGCCTTCCCTTTGCCGCCGTTTTTGAGGGCGGTGGTTCCTGATCTTCTATTTCTTTGTCACTCGCAGACGCGTCATCTCCGTCGTCTTCGCTCTTTACAGCACCTGTACACGGACAAAATCTCGTTTTACATTCTCGATATTGTGATACAGTATATTACTAcgaagttttattaatatactttGTCGTTTTGTACACTTTTGTGGTTTCACTGGAGCAACTGTAGCGGAGGGTCTCTTAGGTGCATTGGTCATAGTATTATTTGCTAATGTACTGTTGGATTgtgtctccttttttttcggcCGAGGTTGAGAGCTGGTGACGCTCTCGGATGATTCCGAGTCGCTGCTGCTGTCTGTGCTAGCCGAGGATGCTGAACCGGAACTCTTCGAACTCGCAGAACTATCTGATTTCTGTGGCTGAGCGGGTTTCGCGACTGCAGAAAAGTAGTAGATTAAAgatgtgtataaaaataaataaataaattgatataaaactGTAGACATGTTCccagtaaaatatattgatgCTGATCTTTAGATTACACGAAGGAAATGATCTccaaaaacacaaaaaaaagGCTAAAGAGAAAACATTATCGGAATAATAACAAGAGTTAACCTTGACTCAATAAACATCCATCTTTAGCCAAatatgtagccaatcaacttgcagcttttccgtaaaagtgcaagttgattggccacACGTTTCTCGGATCGAGATCTGGGattgatttctagcatcgtagACACGAGGCTTTAGACATCCATATATTACATTGGAACACTTAAAATCGAACGACAGTTAACTAAATTCATGCATGAAACGAAAACGTTCTGGAAATAATCTCTTCGCTTTTCTGTAACTTAACAAGAATAATAagcaagataattatttaccaGGTCTGCTCGCTGCTGCAGGTTTCTGTCTGGTATCATTTAACTTTGCTCTGGCTGGAGGATTTTTCGAGCATTTTGCTGAACTACTTGTCGGTTTCACTGCACTGACTTTCGCAGAGACACCGCTATCACTCTCACTGCTATTTTCTGGACTAAATatgctctttttctttaatcttttCTGTACTGGTTCTGATATCTTTCCAGATTTCTCAAGAGCTTTGCCATTAGCGCTTGTAGAGCCTGAAAAATCCACttatgttttaaataagagTTACATATTGtttgaaacaattttaaataagaatatatttcttattgctTTAACTGAGATCCGATATGTACCAGAAAATTTATTCGGCTTGCTACTAAGTGCCTTTGCAACAGGTGTAGCTTTGTGCTGTCCAGATGCAGGCACTGGTTTTGCGGGAGACCTTTGCGTCTTGACAACTGGTGCTACAGTAGCGGTGGCTTTTGGTT
Protein-coding sequences here:
- the LOC105283207 gene encoding histone acetyltransferase KAT7 isoform X2 → MTPKRKTTSSESTSSSSSGSSSSSSSSSGSESSSSDSENSSTSANSQKASDTERIKKKASFPVTRHVKSKAETASVLPLENKNKDRQPPKPRAAVYSSESEESPSKAKPSQKRKPPAKPKATATVAPVVKTQRSPAKPVPASGQHKATPVAKALSSKPNKFSGSTSANGKALEKSGKISEPVQKRLKKKSIFSPENSSESDSGVSAKVSAVKPTSSSAKCSKNPPARAKLNDTRQKPAAASRPVAKPAQPQKSDSSASSKSSGSASSASTDSSSDSESSESVTSSQPRPKKKETQSNSTLANNTMTNAPKRPSATVAPVKPQKCAVKSEDDGDDASASDKEIEDQEPPPSKTAAKGRRKLQTRKGSKLLQLQAKAASDSESDTGTETVRCNRILQIVLTPCDLYMMRPAEQEEIKRSTSKSPVKRAGPSVAARQSSGAGRSTQNSGAASNSTGNRTGQAAYNRTRATKERECPLAAQCDSRGHLSGKFDSHFTLEACPLYHNTTPQSCVEFYKERKKREDERKKAIANLAKKPKGVHQTTEQRNYQLKVREMRNKWKGHSGDGNESDSGGEMQGNEKDRQPRLSNLTPDYDLKMFMEAQAVASEKIEKELKDLDYEGEGRNGGGTRIVEMGKWEMEVWYQSPYPEEYSRAPKLYLCEYCLKYAKSRQVLRRHREKCLWRHPPGHEVYRKDKIGVWEVDGKRYKQYCQNLCLLAKFFLDHKTLYYDVEPFLFYVMTIGDAEGCHTVGYFSKEKNSFLNYNVSCILTLPPYQRQGYGRLLIDFSYLLTRVEKKIGSPEKPLSDLGLISYRSYWKDVLLQYLCNFGGKEISVKDISKEMAIDSYDIVSTLQALGMMKYWKGKHIILKKQDVIDDYKERVKRRGPDYKEIDPDCLKWNPFQPPKTPSASN
- the LOC105283207 gene encoding histone acetyltransferase KAT7 isoform X1 encodes the protein MTPKRKTTSSESTSSSSSGSSSSSSSSSGSESSSSDSENSSTSANSQKASDTERIKKKASFPVTRHVKSKAETASVLPLENKNKDRQPPKPRAAVYSSESEESPSKAKPSQKRKPPAKPKATATVAPVVKTQRSPAKPVPASGQHKATPVAKALSSKPNKFSGSTSANGKALEKSGKISEPVQKRLKKKSIFSPENSSESDSGVSAKVSAVKPTSSSAKCSKNPPARAKLNDTRQKPAAASRPVAKPAQPQKSDSSASSKSSGSASSASTDSSSDSESSESVTSSQPRPKKKETQSNSTLANNTMTNAPKRPSATVAPVKPQKCTKRQSAVKSEDDGDDASASDKEIEDQEPPPSKTAAKGRRKLQTRKGSKLLQLQAKAASDSESDTGTETVRCNRILQIVLTPCDLYMMRPAEQEEIKRSTSKSPVKRAGPSVAARQSSGAGRSTQNSGAASNSTGNRTGQAAYNRTRATKERECPLAAQCDSRGHLSGKFDSHFTLEACPLYHNTTPQSCVEFYKERKKREDERKKAIANLAKKPKGVHQTTEQRNYQLKVREMRNKWKGHSGDGNESDSGGEMQGNEKDRQPRLSNLTPDYDLKMFMEAQAVASEKIEKELKDLDYEGEGRNGGGTRIVEMGKWEMEVWYQSPYPEEYSRAPKLYLCEYCLKYAKSRQVLRRHREKCLWRHPPGHEVYRKDKIGVWEVDGKRYKQYCQNLCLLAKFFLDHKTLYYDVEPFLFYVMTIGDAEGCHTVGYFSKEKNSFLNYNVSCILTLPPYQRQGYGRLLIDFSYLLTRVEKKIGSPEKPLSDLGLISYRSYWKDVLLQYLCNFGGKEISVKDISKEMAIDSYDIVSTLQALGMMKYWKGKHIILKKQDVIDDYKERVKRRGPDYKEIDPDCLKWNPFQPPKTPSASN
- the LOC105283207 gene encoding histone acetyltransferase KAT7 isoform X3 — translated: MTPKRKTTSSESTSSSSSGSSSSSSSSSGSESSSSDSENSSTSANSQKASDTERIKKKASFPVTRHVKSKAETASVLPLENKNKDRQPPKPRAAVYSSESEESPSKAKPSQKRKPPAKPKATATVAPVVKTQRSPAKPVPASGQHKATPVAKALSSKPNKFSGSTSANGKALEKSGKISEPVQKRLKKKSIFSPENSSESDSGVSAKVSAVKPTSSSAKCSKNPPARAKLNDTRQKPAAASRPVAKPAQPQKSDSSASSKSSGSASSASTDSSSDSESSESVTSSQPRPKKKETQSNSTLANNTMTNAPKRPSATVAPVKPQKCTKRQSAVKSEDDGDDASASDKEIEDQEPPPSKTAAKGRRKLQTRKGSKLLQLQAKAASDSESDTAEQEEIKRSTSKSPVKRAGPSVAARQSSGAGRSTQNSGAASNSTGNRTGQAAYNRTRATKERECPLAAQCDSRGHLSGKFDSHFTLEACPLYHNTTPQSCVEFYKERKKREDERKKAIANLAKKPKGVHQTTEQRNYQLKVREMRNKWKGHSGDGNESDSGGEMQGNEKDRQPRLSNLTPDYDLKMFMEAQAVASEKIEKELKDLDYEGEGRNGGGTRIVEMGKWEMEVWYQSPYPEEYSRAPKLYLCEYCLKYAKSRQVLRRHREKCLWRHPPGHEVYRKDKIGVWEVDGKRYKQYCQNLCLLAKFFLDHKTLYYDVEPFLFYVMTIGDAEGCHTVGYFSKEKNSFLNYNVSCILTLPPYQRQGYGRLLIDFSYLLTRVEKKIGSPEKPLSDLGLISYRSYWKDVLLQYLCNFGGKEISVKDISKEMAIDSYDIVSTLQALGMMKYWKGKHIILKKQDVIDDYKERVKRRGPDYKEIDPDCLKWNPFQPPKTPSASN